The Erythrobacter litoralis HTCC2594 nucleotide sequence GCGCGCCTGCGACTGCGTCGACGCCTCACCGCCAAGCCTTCCTCCTTGTAGAGCCTCTGGGTCTTCTTCCGGTTGATCATGATCCCCTCCCGGCGCAGCAGGATGTGCAGACGGCGATAGCCGAACCGCCGTCGCTGGTTGGCCAGCTCGCGCAGCTTCTCACGCAGATCGGCGTCATCGCCCCGGGTGGAACGGTAACGCACGCTCTTGCGATCGGCATCGATGACACGGCACGCCCGCCGCTCGCTCATCCCGTGGCATGCCTGAAGATGAGCGACAGCTTCCCGCTGCGCGGCGGGCGTCAGAACTTTTTTGCCAGAAGATCCTTCAACGCCGCTTTGTCCAGCATCGTGTCGGCCAGCAGGCGCTTGAGCTTGGCGTTCTCGCTCTCGAGCTCCTTGAGCCGCCGGGCATCAGACACCTCCAGCCCACCATACTTCGACTTCCAGTTGTAGATCGTCGCTTCCGAAACCCCGTGTCGCCGGGCCAGGTCGGCGGTCTTCGCTCCCGCCTCCGCCTCCTTGAGCACGCCGATGATCTGCTCTTCTGAAAACCTCGTTCTCTTCATCTCGTCCGTCCTTCTGTCAGGGCCGGACTCTAATCCAACTTGGAGGAAAATCAGGGGGTCACGTCAGGGTTGGAAAGGGTTGTGTCCTCGCTGCGGGAAAGGCGACATGTTTCGCTCGTGGCTCAAGGTCACCGACAAATGCGAGCAATGTGGTCTCGACTATCGGTTCGCATCTCCTGACGACGGGCCAGCCTTTTTTTCCCTCTGCTTCGTCGCCCCCCCATTGCTTGCCGTGATCGTTTGGCTACAGGTCTCGCTCGAACTCCCGACTCTGGTGCTTTTCGTGATCGGCCTCCCCTTGTTAGGGATTGGCTGCGTTTTGCCGTTGCGTCCAATCAAGGGGTGGCTTGTGGCCTCGCAGTTCGTCAACAAGGCTGTCGAAGCCGGCACAGAGAAACTGTGGGCGGAAATGCACGAGCGGGAGGATGATTCCAGAAATGACAAACTGGGTTCCTGATCTGAGCGGAAAAGCTGGCCCCAAGTATCTTGCGCTCGCGGAATCACTGACGAATTCTATCGGGACTGGCGAGCTGAAGCCTGGCGCGCGATTGCCTCCACAGCGCGAACTGGCGCAAACTCTAGGCTTTGATCTGACCACCGTTACCCGTGCCTATAACATCGCTCGTCAGCGTGGGTTGATCGATGGTCGGGGGAAAGCCGGGAGCTTCGTGCGGGAGACGGCCACGCATTCGATCTACGCAGCCGCGCAAGTGGATACCGGATTGAATACGCCGCCTGTCCCATCGGACGGGATTCTCCAGAAAGAGATGAAAAGAGCTTTCGATTTGGCTCTTGGCCAGAACGCGGGCTCATTGCTCCAATATCAATCCGCTGGCAATGATCAGGCAATCATCCGGGCTGGAACCGACCTTGCGGCGCGGGTCGGGCTATGGATCAGGTAGTCACGGCGGCTGGCGGCCAGAATGCGCTGCTCGCCGTATCGCGGGCGGTACTTGCTCCTGGTGCCAGGGTCGCCTGCGGAGAGTTCGTCTACCCCGGCTTTCGCGCAATTGCTTTGCGTCTGGGGGTCGAACTGGTTCCCTTGCAGGCCATGAATGCCGATACACTGGAGCTTGCCTGTCGGCAGAATGATATTGCGGCGCTCTATGTCGTTCCTACCAACGACAATCCCACGGCAACCACCATCCCGCTTTCGGAACGTCGGAGAATTGCTGAGGTCGCTCAGCGATACAAGCTGCAGATCATCGAGGACGATGCCTATGGCCTTCTGCCAAAGAGTCCGCTGCAGGCGATTTCCAGCCTTGTTCCGCAGCAATCGTGGCACATCCTCAGTACGTCCAAAATCATCTCACCTGCTCTGCGGATTGCCTTCATCAGCGCGCCCACCGTGGCAGATGCACTGCGGCTAACGGCGGAGGTGCATGACACCGCTGTGATGCCACCTCCGCTCAATGCGGCAATGGTCGCAATGTGGTTGCGCGAGGGGGCCTTTGACAGCTTGGTGTCGGCAGTGCGGGGCGAAGCCGAATGGCGTTCGGATCTTGCTGCCAAGATCCTGAAGGATCATTCAATCTGCCTCCAGCCTCAGGGTTACCATCTCTGGCTTTCGCTTCCAGCTGGAGCGTCGGCTTCCATGCTCTCTCAGCAGCTTACTGCCGCGGGTGTCGGAGCGATTCCATCCGACAGGTTCGCGGTAGGCAAGGTCGCCGCGCAAGCGCTGAGGGTCTCGCTTGGCGGCACGGCCCCACGAACAACCCTTGAGGCCGCTTTGAGACAACTCGCGGGCCATCTATCTCTACTCGACGTCGAGCGGGCTGATATCATTTAGGCCGCTTTCCCGGTGGCTCTTGTTCAAACCGGCAAGTCCGGAACCGGCCCAATTCCAGTCGTATAATTCGAAAGACCTCAATGGGCAGCTTCGGGGCCGGGAGCGGACTATCTGCTTTTAAGACCGGGATGATGAGCTGCGGACGTTTGATTAGCCCATCGTTTCAGTGATCCGGCAGCTCTTGATCCGCAAAGCCCCATCCAGCCAGCGTCTTGCTGCCCGCTCGTGTGAGAAGGCGATTGGCGTCGTTAATGCTAAAGGACTTGGCGTTCTGCATATCCTTCAATTCGTTCCAGCCTATTGGCACCGCCACGGGTGCGCCGCGACGGGCGCGTGCGGAGTAAGGTAGAACCGCGGTGCTGCCGCGCTGGTTGCGCAGCCAGTCGATGAAGATCTTTCCTTTGCGCTTGGCCTTGCTCATCGTGGCGGTGAAGCGCTGCGGCTCTGCCAGCGACAGCGCCTCGGCAAAACGGCGAGCGAAGTCCTTGTGCGCGTCCCA carries:
- a CDS encoding DUF983 domain-containing protein; translation: MFRSWLKVTDKCEQCGLDYRFASPDDGPAFFSLCFVAPPLLAVIVWLQVSLELPTLVLFVIGLPLLGIGCVLPLRPIKGWLVASQFVNKAVEAGTEKLWAEMHEREDDSRNDKLGS
- a CDS encoding GntR family transcriptional regulator, with amino-acid sequence MTNWVPDLSGKAGPKYLALAESLTNSIGTGELKPGARLPPQRELAQTLGFDLTTVTRAYNIARQRGLIDGRGKAGSFVRETATHSIYAAAQVDTGLNTPPVPSDGILQKEMKRAFDLALGQNAGSLLQYQSAGNDQAIIRAGTDLAARVGLWIR
- a CDS encoding PLP-dependent aminotransferase family protein, producing the protein MDQVVTAAGGQNALLAVSRAVLAPGARVACGEFVYPGFRAIALRLGVELVPLQAMNADTLELACRQNDIAALYVVPTNDNPTATTIPLSERRRIAEVAQRYKLQIIEDDAYGLLPKSPLQAISSLVPQQSWHILSTSKIISPALRIAFISAPTVADALRLTAEVHDTAVMPPPLNAAMVAMWLREGAFDSLVSAVRGEAEWRSDLAAKILKDHSICLQPQGYHLWLSLPAGASASMLSQQLTAAGVGAIPSDRFAVGKVAAQALRVSLGGTAPRTTLEAALRQLAGHLSLLDVERADII